The window CACTTATGTCGTGGTGGCGATGGAATATTTCACGAAATGGGTTGAACTCGAGACTTTAAGAAGCATCACGAGCCAAGCCATCCAGAAGTTCTTCTGGAAGCACATCGTCTGTCGCTTCGGATTACTTCGAATCGTCATCTCTGATAATGGAAAATAATTTACAGATAACCCCTTCAAGGCGTGGTGCGAGGAACTTGGGATTAAGCAACATTTTACTTCGGTTGGACATCTCCAAGCCAACGAACAGGCCGAGAATTTTAAACGAACACTTTTACATGGCTTTAAAATGAGACTAGACCAGATTGGGACCTCCTGGCTAGACGAGCTCCCTAGTGTGCTCTGGTTCTATCGGACCACACCTAGAACGGCCACTCAAGAAACTCCATTCTCGTTAACCTATGGGTCCGAAGCGGTGGTTCCCGCTAAATTCCTTACCTCGAGCCCTAGGATAGCGGCCTATGCCGTCGAGGCCAACGAAGAAGAACGAAGGACTGATCTTGACTTCTCTGAGGAAAAAAGTGATGCTGCGGCAGCCCGGATGGTCCTATACAAGAATATCCTAACTAGCTATTATAATTCCCGCGTGAAAAATTTTCGATTCATCCCGAGGGACCTCGTCCTCCGAAAGAACTCGGTTAGTCGAGTTGAGCCACAGAACAAGTTATCTCCAAATTGGGAGGGGCCATACCGCGTGGTCGAGATTAGTCAAAATGGATATTGTAAATTGGCCTACCGAGATACTGTCTTAGTACCTAGGACCTGGCATGCCCAAAATCTCAAATTGTATTTTTCGTGATACTTACATATTATTTGAAGTTACTTACACCTATTCTGCGTACTTAGTTATTTTCTTGGCACTATCATGTGTTGTTGTTAAAGAAAATAGGTGGACAAACAAGTAGTAAACGAATAAAGAAGCAAGATATTAGAAGGCGGAGGCAACAGAAAATGgaaatttatattaatattcAGGACGGGTATAAAAGTTTGCAAGTACAAAAGATTGAGATTTAGAGCCCTACTAAGAGTCTATAGCCTCGGCAGATCCCTGACCCGTGTTCTCGGCTTCCCTCATAGCCGCTCCACCATCTTCTTCGCCTCCCTCAAATTCCGCCATCTCGCGGTTGAACTCTGCCCGCACCTCGACCAGGTTCCTCCCAACTTGAATCCCTTTGGCCATGCGATCGCAAAGCTCCTGAGCGTTCTCGTTATAATTTGCTTTATCCTTAAACAAGTCCACTTGCTCTGCAGTGAGGAAGGGAGTGACCTCTTTGATAGCCGTGGTATAGCCAAACATATAGTTGGGCAGGGTAAGCTGACCGAGGTCATGTGTGAAAGTCTCAGAAGAGCGGAAGGCTTCTACTGCCGAGCTTCCCGCCTTGTTAATTGCAGCCTGAGTTGACTGCTCCTCCTGAAGTCGcctcttcttttcctcttccaAAGCAGACTTCAAAGAGTTGACGGTAGCCTTGGACTGTTCTATCTCGGCCAAGCGTTCTTTACGGAgctgtgtttttttttcctcagcCAGCTTCCTTTCCTCCTCGGCCAACTTCAGTTTTTGTTCCAGGACGTAAACCCTGTCCTGCAGCTCGGTAGGGGCCTGATTTTCAAGCATATTAGTGTAGCACTGCATCAACTTAGACAGGAAGGTCGAGGTCGAAGCCAACGCTACCGAGGTGCTTTGCATCAGCTCGTCCGGGGTCAATTTTTTGGCGTAAGAGTTATCTCTTAGCAAGCTGGAGTGGACTAGCAAGTGGTGGGCGACAGTGGGATCCAAGCATCGGTCGTTGACACTGACGTCCCATTCCGGGCACCAATGCCAACCGGGATGCCTCTTGTCGTCCCCAACCTCTTGAGACTGGATGAAATGCCGGTTCCATAAAGATGATCTCATGATCGGCACCTCGGGAGCATGCACTTGAACCTGCTTGCCCCGACCTGTTGGTGGACGAGCCACGATGATTACACCCCTGGCAGGCACCCCCTCTGGAATCGTGGATCCCTGGGAGCTTTCTGGAACTGTTATGGGGGGAAGATGAGCTGGAGTGGCTGCTTTCTTCCTTTGGGCTGTCAAGGTCTCCCCAGTTGCTTTCCTCTTTTGCTGTTTCTTCGCGACTTCAGCAGTGCCCGCGGTGATCAGGTCGAAAACTCTCACCATTGCATAAGACGAAAATATTACTACTTAGAATCAAAgtaagaagaaatacaaagatATGAGACGAGAAATACGATATTTTTGAAGTCTAGTAGAGAAGTCAAGAGGATAATTCGAGCTGATAAGGGCTCGGCTGATCCCACCTTTAACTAGAATCACTTCGGGGTAGGCCCAACAGTTGATCTTGAGGTCCGACCCGGGGAGTTTTTGGAAGTTCTCCTCTTCGTGATGACCTGGAGAAGAATCCTTAGCCGAAGTGGGCGGCCTCCACCAAAATCTCCTAGGAAAATCATCGACGGGAACAAAATGAAATTGTGCTTCCATTCTTTTATGGAAGAAGACGCGTCTACCACTAACTTCTGCACGTGCTTGTTTCGGTTGCCGAAATAAAACCACTCCTTTTTATCGTTGTTCTTGATCGTATAACAGTGGCGGAAAAGAGTCACTGTAGGGGCTATTCCCTGGTTTCGACAGAGCAGTTCGAATCCAATAAGGATCCGAACCTCGTTAGGGGTTAACTAAGTGATCCGAACACCCCAGTACATTAGACTATCCTGGAAGAACCTCGTCATGGGCATTCTTAGCCCGGCTTCCAACTGGTCAACATAGACAGCAACTCTCTCTTTTGGGGGCTGCTCGGCTGTTTGGTGCCCCCGAGGTAGATAAATGCTGAAGCGAGGGTGGAAGGGGTACCGGCGGATCATCTCGTTTGCCTCTTGGAGAGTAACCACGCTGTGGTTCTGAGAAAGTTAGACGAAATCCACTGTTGACAAATCCAGAGGTGCGGCCGGCTCCAGCACCCCCTCGTCTCTTGGTATCTCAACCCCGAGGGCGTCGTCATATACCATCTCAGAGTCCACTTCGCTCGGATCCTGGGATGGCTCATCCCCACCAATTTCCTCGGCTGCCTCCTCCAGGCTGGAATACGAACTCTCCTCTTCTCCGACCGAATCAGGCCTCTTTGCTGCGTTGAAGTCCGGCGTCACTGTCTCTTTATGTGTTCTAACTACCCTAGCCATATTGATAAGGGGAAGGACGAAGTGAACTTACTGGTTAAGAAATGTTGAGATTCGTAGACTATCGATTCGGAGAATTCACACTCACTTCGGATATTTACTCTGATGCTTTTTTATGGTATGCTGGAAATGCTTGCGGTAAAATGTATCCTATTTATATAGATCAAGGGGACAGACGAAAATGTGAGGCGGTTAGGTTTCCCAAGCTGACAATCACTCTCCTCATTTATGACTACCAGCCCTTGTGGCCTTCTCTCACGCGTCCTTTTGTGTTGTCACTTAAAGCTGACACCCCCTGTCACTATTTCACATCTCACGCTAAGCCCATTCTGACACGGTGGCAGCCTCCTGTATCCGTACGGAAGCCCGGAAAAATACAGCTCACCTGGCCTTTCCTGAGGCTTGGGGGGCTTAGTGAGAAGGATCATTTTGGCCCTCATAAGTACGCGTACCTCGCTTCTGCTACTATTGAAGACCGCCGAAGGGACCGACTCCCCGATGTGTTGGACCCCGGATGAGCTCACCTCGACATGACCCCCACCAAAGGCCGGGGTCAGAGACGTGTCCCTGACCCTGTCTCCTTGTCAGGTCATAGGATGGTCAGGTTCAGATACAGTCTGACAACTGTTAGAGTTCAGAACGATTGATGGGACCTGCTGTCGCCGCCAATCTGTCAAGTAAAGCTGAAAGTCTGGGCGTGGCAGTCCCTAGAGAACGGGATCCTCTTAATCCTTTCTCCCTCTCATATAAATACTCCTAAGACTCTTGAGAAAAGGGTAAGAGTCTCTTAATCTAATTCAGTAACTTGACCCTTTCTGAAAAGTAACTAATTAGATCGTCGGAGGTGAATCAGGGGATCTAGCCCCGCATTACTTGCAGTTTGAGCAGGTGACTTTTGAGGAGTTTCACTTCCCCACCTGATGACACTCCAGCTGGTGAGGTAAGACCCGATCCACCCAAAAATCATCTCTTCATGTATCAACACATATTTTTAGTGTaaataattctttaataaaaGTCTACAAATTCAACACTTACTTCCATATGATAAGATGATATAGGGTTACATCTAAATATTCTTAATAATTTAGCAAGGTCTTTCAAAATTCATAaattaaacttataaatacTCAATGAACCCTACTAAAGAATACCACATAATTAACTTATATTCATCCCGACATTATGCATCTAAACCTTGATTTACTTTTCATACTGCCTCACGATTTCATGATTCAAatgtttttatttaaattaagaTCACATACCAAgcttttttaatcattttatttcAATGCAATACCTGTGTATCTAGTTGATTGTGAGTTACGCTTTCTCAGATTCAAATATAAATTTGCGAAAGTTTGGATATTTATCAGCCTTTGTGTTACGAATTCAAGCTCCACCTTGCACTCAAGAAATCCTCTAGACTTGattcaatcacttccaatattGCAATTGACACCATATCAAATGGCAAATAGAAGCTTAACCACCAAAACTACATCACATAGTTCAAAGTGTCAAGGCAGAACGAACCCTAAAAAGTTTGGTTGAAAAATGTCACAGCTCGGATTTTCCAATCAATGGGATTGTTTATGATGCATTTATGCCTCAGGTTCTTCACGTTGTCATTTATTCATGGTTTCGACAGTCACGTAattgattcagagtaaaatgtaCTAAAAAACCTAGGTTGGGATTAAGTTTTGCTAACTTGAATTTATAAGGAATTTAaagttaaaatttaaaaaataaaggatgaaaaaattcatgtGGCCAAATGTGAATGACGGTTTGAATAATTTTTCCTTCTTGCTTAACATATTGTTTACTTGCAAAAATAGattattttactattttgttCATATTTGTGTCGCAAAGTAAGACTTTGGCCTTGATCCATGGTCAAAAAGTTAAATGTTCCGTATGCCCATTTGACCATAGTAGCAGATAATTTGGGGCGCGCACAATCGTACATCCGATAGGCATCTAAAGTCAGGAAGATTAATTGAATTATTGAAAGGCCAAAGTAGCAACATAAAATGGATGgagacttttcttttcttttcttttttccggtGATTGGTTTAGTGGGAAGAGAAAACTGAATGACAAATTGCATGGGCCGGCCATAATGATGCATTTCGTTTGTCAACTTTTTTCACTGCTTCCAAGGGGCcttctcttttgatgttttttttatctttgtccttaaataaagaaattaattcATGAAATCACCGTTTTAGCTGATCAAGTCCAGTCCAatatttctctccattttcaaTTCAAAATATCTTGTTGAAATTTCTGGTACTTGGACCAATCGGTGACAAAATATCAGTCAagtcttctattttttttttatgtgcaTAATGCGGCTAGCCAatcatgtgacgcccccacatctccttaaggtgaaccaaagggtatccgcgggacgcctgcccaactctcgccaggactcaagcaattccattcaatttaaaaccaaACCGAACATTTcgaagagagcaacatgaatacaaataatgcggaagcgttcaaacttaacaagtcacttaacatgtaaccagtacatcgggtaatcataatacgacttaaattctaaatacacgtcagggcccaaatttttacatttcaattccaaaagtacaacccaaaccagggtacagcaaaatatagaagaaatcctaaacaaaagtacaacgaagggtttctccatacttctccgagattcggtcctgttaagaaaaataaaactatagagtgagctaaacgctcgtgaggccaagaacacacatgcaagcacattgttcaaatagcaatcccaaatttattaaataaaaccgtgatatctcaataatcaaccattcgagcaggaaagtaatcagaaacaattcaaggatacagtagctctcaggagctaagttccactcgctctgccgatgccattcgtataccttcccgcaatgaccctccgtcaaccgggtcggtatttccatttctgtaaatcaccacttacttccctccatccaccgtacacctccagggtccacaagtcatttataaggcgatactccacgagtatgccaagcaagacctctcattaggtcgagcttatatatctcatggctcgcccaggttcccgaccaagcccattgccggctcgagtccaaggtcgacCTATGAGTTTAGGCGttccccattcatttgaaagtcgaggagattcactccaacgacgtatgtagtcataacataccattgcatttcattcattcattcaatacatttcattcattcatttgaaattagaacgagtgtgataaagtacacacccgcccttatttttaaaatctccaacaattaccacaaataagcaagtatcaaggattcacacacttgacactcaccgagcaattcaataaggattattttctggaagttcaagtgtccactgtaagatcttcttgaatgtctccttgtgtgcctggcaattaatagtggataCTCACTCAAATAtctcaattatcaaggaagattgtacactagtacaatctaaagaatatttcacaaaaatgaacctcaattactcgtaaatcgaggttcaacttgcattttattaagtacaatattatttgagtttttatcatgaaaatcgagggcaaaacgtttgaataatactaagagaattaagagttttggaaaaactcctttgccttgaaaattgaaaattttcagttttattataaatttttgaaaatttgtatCTCTCTCAATATAagcccaaaattggaaaattttataccgttggaaaccttttggaaagtgttaaaagttcttagaagacacttttccatgaatctaagtggaaagtactcaaaaatgagcttgaaatcaCTGTTCCAGAATGTTCAGGATTGAGCTGGGGTTgatttttcgctaactttggaaatttggcagaattcactcgttgcaaaatAGCTCTTGACATTTATAACTCatttagaggtgcaagtaaggtttaggtcaGAATAAGCAGATTgagaattggagtttcgagcaccgagatacggttgCTCGAAGTTGGGAAAATTCAAGTCTGGttaacaatttccagatttgagtttccAAAATTGGAACCTTAGCTAAGAGtcaaaacgaacttggattggtataaATTTttgcagtattttactcctatatgaaaggtatctctctatcaaatttcagggaaaaataccctcgggaaggtagttaattaatcatccaaagttcaggaaaatttcTAAAGCAACCTGTCTTTTGACTTCATTTtccaattcaaatcgtttaatcaagaaagctatccaaccatggttcatttgtgaaataaaggtctaagatacatccatgatacctttggtaagtgtttagcatcaagaacttcaattaataagatcactcccaggttttgtcccaaaccagtccaagtagtacggtttttccaaaacagggcagtcctcttgtttttgtcacaactcagtcaatttaactcagaaCGGAGCATGGTTTATGTTgttgaaaaataaattcatagggctataatatcacagaagaaatcatttcgaAATTTGGCACCCAActagttcaaaatcgggcatcaatttGCTGCCTTATCACTTCGTTCCagttgaacagagcaacaggacagcaatcttaaaacgtttggttcAGCTCagtcacaaagaatcagaacgtgcattttatctcaaattaaagcctgGAATGTCTAATTTCAAACGCCactaacggcacttgatttcgacatccgaggacagagttatggccgaaacaccaCCGCTGGTCAGAGCCATACgtgaacagtttccagatttgctagtttcacaaaaaaaattcatttgtccaaccaaacctcaatatttttcaatgaaatttttcacacatctaatacgtcatataaacatcagattcaagccattagatcatttaaaattggccttaaaatggccgaacaaggcaggggcaaaatcggaaacttttgcttcttgcacccaatgaaatttctatcaattacacaccattaatccatcattttaaccactaaaccaacaatatatccaccatcaatcgtcaaatcagcaacaacccaagagtgagagttcatagagcccactttcacatttttcaataatatcaagtcatctacttacatgcaagtacttagagatgcatatctactactataaatcaagtttaaggtgatggatcatgttataccttcttaatgtactagatcagaatttttggccctTGAAATGCTCCAAGAAATCGTGATTTTCGGCACcctttttgcagctcaaaatgatctcctagtgttaagctaagtgtggtgcaagtttggttgaatttggagatgtttTGGTGGTGGTTTGAGTAAGATTTGTGAAgtaaaatgaagaacaatggagcttaagagagagagagggctggTCGGCAGTCTTgagaaggaagagagagagagtgatcagatttttaaacttccaagagaagatactaacttgtggccacaaatcacccattagtcaactcacattagggggcgtttggcgcgattagggttcgatttctcgcgcgtttggttcactagtgcactaaacctctaatgcacttatattcatgtaaatattattcactcttaattatcccgaaataagggtctaaagtccctcaaataaagtcgcgcgtgtaaaaacgcataccgtcaattttaacgctataacgcgaaacctccgagaaattcttataacgattgtactactaactatcacttgagtatttattcataagattacctattttaggaccatagtacaagtctccaatattccaaacttattgtactcccacGCGGTAAAATCTccgagcactattcactatttttactaaacgcactccaggaaattaatttttgagacgagtcactttaaaaatataacgaaattatattatcatgtatttaggtctaataagactaaaaaatattcctcgtggcaaaactccaattaaataatttattaagccataaattaggcttaaaaataatagtttttacgagtcctcacaaatcATGCTTTGATCTTTGTGGTAGAAATGATGGAGAGTGAGTTCGATTCCAACCGCATGAAGAAAAGGATTTTTGTCTACCCAAATATACTACAAATTCCACAACGATGTTGGTGTTAGTTATGCATTAATGATTGTCACAATATATGAGGGATTGCACCttatactggaattatttttaaaaatatagtaTAAAAAAGTAATGGGGTTAGGTAGTCCATTGAATAGGGCTACCCTTTCTTCCTTTCCATTCAACATGTAACTGTTTTACAAATTCAACACCACTTAATAAGTTCAACagatgaatttttatttatcaaacatcCAAAgcatctgaatatctgaatgaattcagtttcagcacttttttatgttatcaaatagACACTTAGTCTTTTTGTTGATTATTACTCAGAAGGTCATTTTTTCAAACACATGTAACGGACAATCTAGACAGATGTGGAATCAAAAGAGGAACGTGGCAatagttgcttttttttttttacttctttgGTAAATGAAAATCATCTATTTTCGTCCTTCACATGTACAAGTTGAAGCAAAGTGGCGACTGGTCTAAATTCACAAATAGCTAGTTACGAACCTGTATGAGGcatgaaaaaaattttcaactaaaAAAAATATGCATAAGTACAtgtatttaaattattcttCACCAATTTATAAACCACTATTAGGTTCATGATTCAAATCTTGATCTTGACAGTTAGAGTTGGGAAGGCTGGCAGGACAGGTGTGAggataaaaaaatgataatgACAACGTGCTATGAAATGAACCATTTCTGCTGGAATTATGAATTACAGCGGTGTATTTATTACACAAGCCTAAATATGGCCAGGCACATAAAGAGAGAAACAGTCTTATGAACATGAGCAATCAATTGGTAACACTATGAAACACTATTGTAAGCAAAAGAATTATCAAAAGCATGAAGGATTGAATTTGGGTCTGCACAAAAACATTAGTTTGTAATTCCACAGTGATATTAGTGTTAGCATTATTAATGCTTGTCACAAATGTTCATATGTGGGATCATtctaaacaaaacaaacaaataactATAGGTTAGGTAGTCGATAGCAAACGTTTTAAGATATATTATACTTACCCTCTTTATGATTTATtgtttttttcataatttttctaTGATTTTAAAAGATATACATAATCTTTCAAAGGTAGAGTTTGTATGAGGAATTATTCCTTACTTTCTATTAAAAATTGAAAGTATTTTCCGTCATTGTTCTAATgctataaaaaatatttttaaacccAGATCGGGAAATGAATCGAAAGAGCTTTTAGTTCGTGATTCGATCAGTTCGACCAGTTCAATTTCGATTcaaaggtttaataatttttattcattttaatgtTAAATAATGTGAGTAAAGCTAAAATATTTAttctaaacaaaaaaaaagttagtaAATTTGGTTGAACCACccaacttttattgattttaacCAGTTTGATCGATTCAATTAAACTTTTAAATCAACTATTAAACCGAACTGAAAACATGGCCTCAGCCAACCAACCGGTCCAGTTTGGTCTTCAAAACACTAATAAGAAGAAGACGAAAAAATGGTGGTGTCCCCCAAAGGTCttcttaaattttgattttgcctatttctttcttttcccagtTTATCAGTTTAAATTTGGTGAAAATGGAAACTATAGAAGCAGTTATGGGCTGAGTGATTTCATTATAGACCCAATATCTGAATCTATATAACCCATACTCTACGAGTAGCCTTGGGCCTATGGCAGCCCATCATCCTTTTTCATCCTAAACTTTGACTCTGCTTTGCTTCATAGGCAACGAGTTTAAGGACTACTAAGTCCAGGAACCACTACAGGGCCCTTTGCATTCAGAAATCTGCCCAAAACTGATTCAAAAATGTCCTTGCATTCATTAAATTCGTGGGTCTATTTGTGAGGCTGAATGGCTAATAAACCTACTATTAGATATCCAGTTGTGGTCAAAATCGATGCCAGCCATTTCTTTGTATTGTGATAGTGAAGCCATTATGTCTAGAGCGCTAAATAGAATATATAACGGCAAATCTAGACGTACAAGTCTAAGACCGAATATGTTAGACAACTATTGAATGATGACAATGTCACAGTGGTGTATGTTAGTTCATTCAACAACTTGGCAAATCCATTCACTAAATCTCTCTCAAGAGATGTAGTGAAAGCAACGTCATTGGGAATGGGATTAAAACCCTTTGTCTAGAACCACTAGTAATGGTAACCCAACCTTTCTTCTGACACTAACACTAAATAAAAGGTTTAAAAGGTAATACCAAATTATTAATAAGTAATTGTGAGCACTAGAAATTATATTATACCATTCCAAGGTACTAGTGCAGTTTGGTACTTAAGAGGATGAGCATCATACTCTTAATGAAGTTAAATATACTTTCATAGTGCCTTCATAATAAAGGCTTGAAAAGTACTTCACCTATATGATCATAGGAGTGGTGCCGCTCCTACCAAAAGTGGGGATTTTCTTTTGTAAATGATCATGAATCTAAGATGGATCActgggccagtaaaagtgctcaaTCATTTCGTGAACTATTCTATGAAAGGGATATAATCTTGTGTGTGCTATTTCTATTTTAACTTTAAAGTCATGGTTTAAGCTATGTAGCCACCTTGACTTGTTAGAACAAGTGAAATATTTGCACT is drawn from Coffea arabica cultivar ET-39 chromosome 1c, Coffea Arabica ET-39 HiFi, whole genome shotgun sequence and contains these coding sequences:
- the LOC140038448 gene encoding uncharacterized protein, producing the protein MRLDQIGTSWLDELPSVLWFYRTTPRTATQETPFSLTYGSEAVVPAKFLTSSPRIAAYAVEANEEERRTDLDFSEEKSDAAAARMVLYKNILTSYYNSRVKNFRFIPRDLVLRKNSVSRVEPQNKLSPNWEGPYRVVEISQNGYCKLAYRDTVLVPRTWHAQNLKLYFS